The Aureispira anguillae genome contains a region encoding:
- a CDS encoding glycoside hydrolase family 19 protein, protein MKPQHKIYLGGAVGLITVILLIRAFLLKLQRERIIQACEQAFGSLDATQKDSIRIIVQTFEQYGDKDFNKLIYILATTRHESNFRPIEERRASPSQTDVYNRQNAYWYTGYYGRGFVQLTHQRNYAKMSQLLGVDFVANPALVLKPSYAARILVQGMLQGAFTRKPLKNYINSSKVDFYTARRVVNGLDRAQRIEGYANLIAQAIV, encoded by the coding sequence ATGAAACCACAACACAAAATATATCTTGGAGGAGCAGTGGGGCTGATTACTGTGATTCTTCTCATTCGAGCCTTTTTGCTAAAGCTCCAGAGAGAACGAATTATACAAGCTTGCGAGCAAGCCTTTGGAAGCTTAGATGCTACTCAAAAGGATTCGATTCGTATTATTGTACAAACCTTTGAGCAATACGGCGACAAGGATTTTAATAAGCTCATTTATATTCTAGCCACCACCCGACATGAAAGTAACTTTAGACCCATTGAGGAGCGCAGAGCTTCACCTTCTCAAACCGATGTTTACAATCGTCAGAATGCCTATTGGTATACGGGGTATTATGGGCGTGGTTTTGTCCAGCTCACGCACCAGCGCAACTATGCTAAGATGTCTCAGCTCTTAGGGGTGGATTTTGTTGCCAATCCTGCTTTGGTTTTAAAACCTTCTTATGCCGCTCGTATTTTAGTGCAAGGCATGTTACAAGGGGCTTTCACTCGTAAGCCTTTAAAGAATTACATCAACAGCTCTAAGGTAGATTTTTATACTGCTCGTAGGGTGGTTAATGGCTTGGATCGGGCACAAAGAATAGAGGGCTATGCTAATTTGATTGCTCAAGCTATTGTTTAG